One genomic segment of Oenanthe melanoleuca isolate GR-GAL-2019-014 chromosome 5, OMel1.0, whole genome shotgun sequence includes these proteins:
- the CLBA1 gene encoding uncharacterized protein CLBA1, with the protein MQNLSVVESVADTDISHCESPKELAGAVSLSESGCNCNERTSNGEIANLEAMQQSIPVWKSKGRSYEGFSESSFSTSEPSGSWGDFEGFQEPLDKSERFGCNLEVLVKSAEASGADPGRSSRGCSVSAAQEGAEPSLCRGMQEDSGSLSEEDHSYEEIFKLSFPEIFVPQSGECIRSLEQVLDAKNEDVWTPELLKNQFCMDSGAVWRALRDFDNTPSLRHPWSKSHCQENLLSVLGIDANQKGVSENQADILEESNGKDNEDFRLDGFSVNDCKALIQTKLSVSPDSRHGHLFTCNLFLKTTSSNESTQCITIPRKKQIFAAHNLKMKFFSSDVC; encoded by the exons ATGCAGAACTTGTCAGTGGTAGAAAGTGTTGCTGATACAGACATTTCACACTGTGAGTCTCCCAAAGAGCTGGCAGGTGCTGTGTCCCTCAGTGAAAGTGGCTGTAACTGCAATGAAAGAACAAGTAATGGAGAAATTGCTAATCTTGAAGCAATGCAGCAAAGCATCCCTGTATGGAAGAGCAAAGGGAGAAGTTATGAGGGGTTTTCTGAGAGCAGCTTTAGTACCTCAGAACCCAGCGGCTCCTGGGGTGATTTTGAAGGCTTCCAGGAGCCCTTAGACAAATCAGAGAGATTTGGTTGCAACCTTGAAGTTCTGGTGAAGTCAGCAGAAGCTTCTGGAGCTGACCCTGGCcggagcagcagaggctgcagcgtttctgctgcccaggagggtgCTGAGCCATCTCTGTGCcgtgggatgcaggaggattCAGGCTCCCTGAGTGAG gAAGACCACAGCTATGAGGAGATATTTAAGTTGAGCTTTCCAGAAATCTTTGTACCACAATCTGGAGAGTGCATAAGAAGCTTAGAGCAAGTTCTTGATGCAAAAAATGAAGATGTTTGGACTCCTGAACTTTTGAAGAATCAGTTTTG CATGGAttctggagctgtgtggagagCACTCAGAGACTTTGATAATACCCCCAGCTTAAGACATCCCTGGAGTAAATCTCATTGCCAAGAAAACCTCTTGAGTGTTCTCGGAATAGATGCAAATCAAAAG GGTGTTTCAGAGAACCAGGCTGATATTCTTGAGGAATCAAATGGCAAAGATAATGAGGATTTTAGACTTGATGGATTCAGTGTTAATGACTGCAAAGCATTGATCCAGACCAAG CTTTCTGTGTCACCAGACTCCAGACATGGTCACCTTTTCACCTGTAACCTCTTTTTGAAGACCACATCATCAAATGAAAGCACACAGTGTATAACAATCCCAAGGAAGAAGCAGATTTTTGCTGCACACAacctaaaaatgaaatttttcagtAGTGATGTTTGTTGA
- the LOC130253712 gene encoding SERTA domain-containing protein 2-like, with protein MLGRGLKRKLSDYEENMAGLSSAFDSSRSLPYPLKRQLVLNMCLTKLQTYKMLVEPNLHRSVLIANTVRQIQEEMRQESSQQPVSICPGIAPAAHSYTGMESPGIPLQLPSGVGQQESHCCDLRSAEDPIENSLLIVSDDDMSSAISSILKDLDFVEDISPPTCLVPTGDDQAKFPENTGLKLEDDRQDLKGAECVFGSFEISNSTSYLKDLAIDDIFEDIDTSMYDSDFCCPPLMPPRSPSLATEEPLKTFPSCNSSSANNIQICRTDLSELDHIMEILVGS; from the coding sequence ATGTTGGGGAGAGGCCTAAAGCGCAAGCTGAGTGACTATGAGGAGAACATGGCTGGTCTCTCGAGTGCCTTTGATTCCAGTCGAAGTCTGCCCTACCCACTCAAGAGGCAGCTGGTGCTCAACATGTGCCTCACCAAGTTACAGACGTACAAAATGCTGGTGGAGCCCAACCTGCACCGCTCCGTCCTCATCGCCAACACCGTGCGGCAGATTCAGGAGGAGATGAGacaggagagcagccagcagccagtgAGCATCTGCCCTGGcattgctcctgctgctcacagctacACAGGGATGGAGTCACCTGGGATTCCCCTTCAGTTGCCTTCAGGTGTTGGTCAGCAAGAGTCTCACTGCTGTGACCTGCGGTCTGCAGAAGACCCAATTGAAAACAGCCTGCTGATCGTTTCGGACGACGACATGTCATCTGCTATTTCATCTATTCTGAAGGATTTAGACTTTGTAGAAGATATAAGCCCACCTACTTGTCTTGTTCCTACTGGAGATGACCAGGCAAAGTTTCCAGAAAATACTGGTCTGAAACTAGAAGATGATAGACAGGATTTGAAGGGAGCTGAATGTGTGTTTGGCTCCTTTGAGATTTCAAATTCAACCAGTTACTTGAAGGATTTGGCAATAGATGACATTTTTGAAGATATTGACACTTCAATGTATGATTCAGACTTCTGTTGCCCTCCCCTGATGCCGCCCAGATCACCATCTCTCGCTACAGAAGAACCATTGAAAACCTTCCCATCTTGTAATTCTTCTTCAGCAAACAACATTCAGATATGTAGAACAGATCTGAGTGAGTTGGACCACATAATGGAAATTCTGGTTGGATCCTGA